The DNA window CATATTGTCCTTCCGCGTGAACTCCTTGAAGCATACGGGGCAAGGATAGTACTTGACGTTCGGTTTGTGGGAGGTGACGTAGTGACGGCAGAAGTTGCTTATGTGGGTGTACGTCCTCTGGCATACGGTACACCTATAGACGTCGCCCTCCTTGACGCAAAAATCCCTAACCGAACCCTCGGACCGCTCGTTCTCGACCTTGAACGAACTCTCAAAGTCGCTTTGACTTATCTCTGACTCGGCCGATACCAAGTTGAATATGGCACTGCTGCTTAGATTATGCTGATCTTTGGATTGTAATTTTTGGTCGGACGACGACTCGGACTCGAAATTATCCCCCGCCGTCTGGTGGAGCTGCTGATGATGAGTTTCGCTTCCCGGTTGCTGCTGTTTCGAGCTTATCGTCGCGTCGTATTCCTTCCGGAAGCAACGCTCGAAGTCTATGCGGATCGACGGCGACGATGCGGATGCCTGCTGCTGCGTGTGAACCCCGCTGCCGGCACCAGTCGACGAGTCTTCACCGATTTCtgcaaaatttcatcaaactGATATGTCTTTAACGAACGCACCATCGCCACATAATGCAGACCAACAATCTTTACATTTGCAATGGATCTGTACACATGCGTTTAGACACACCCCGCGATTCCTCACCCCACGGTTGAAAtgaactttgaaaattcttccAATAATCGAAAATTACAGATGCTCGATACTTGAACACGTTTCCGACCGATGGTCAAATGGAAAGAATCATTCCTTGACTCTCGTTTATCTACTGGTACTACTACATTATGATTTTACTCGAGGGACAGAAATTTCGTAATACGAGTATTTTTGTGCAAAAAGACGTGCACGGTTGATTCCTTTAGCTTATTGGttgttcgaaataaaattttattccttctcTTTTCTCGTTACTAGACGATCGGTTGTCTTCGTATGTGTAAACGCATATACAGATTCATATTCTTTTAATAAAGACCactgtataataatgtaaaaatttcaataataaatatgtaaacaaatcaattagaaaaaataaaaaaataaatcaaatatataaattaagtAATTTGTGGGGGGAAGCAAAAGGAAGGGTAGAGCCAGCAAAAGTTACTGTGCTTATTACTCCACAtgtgtttctttctttcctttaattttgtttaattttattacattttctttcctttcttttttttttcatttcgttcctTCGTTAAATTTgccttaaatatttttctctttctttgaTATAAATCAGATTATCATTTAAtgttacaagtttttttttttttttccagtttaAACTTTCCCTCTCTGATCCTCCTCGACTAATACAGAAAAGCtacttctttctctctctctctatctatctatctatctctctctctctctctctctctcgctctctctcacacacttttttctgtttctctgTAGTtcgcattttttctttctctttataACTCGACATTCGAAAAATAAGTAGTAAGAATACACGTATGGAAAATTCTATCGACAATATGAAAATTCAttagaataatgaaattaacaatttcatctcttttgttctgtttcttttttttaaaacggcTGGCCTTCCCCTATAGTCTTTCGCTTCCCCGCGTAAAGGCATCAAAAAATGTGACTCAATTCTCAACTCACCTGcgcaaggaaaaaaaatcatgaaatatatatatagatatatatataacaaatatcactgtattgaaaaatcttcgatcTTCGTTatcatcatatatatatatgtgtatatatatatgtgtatacatatatctttGTACATcacttattttttcttttttcatttttcttttctttcttttcccttATTCTCGTCGTTTGAACGGCCGATAAAGTGATACCGAGTAACGcgcgggattttttttttttttcaagcaacATACAATTGCAATATATTGTATCGCCGTCGTTATACCATTATGTATAAGCGACGTAAACGAGCGTTATACTATAAGTTAACCAGCGTTTATAAAAAAGTAAGCACCGCTAGCTGGCTCCACCCCCTCCTTTTACCAACAACCAATGACAAGAAAagtgtttgtattttttgttgtttgttttgGCATAGAGAATTAAAAAGGTTGGCTAtatattcattaatttattaatacattaaataattaattaatcaatcaatcaatcaatcaatcaatcaatcaatcaatcaatcaatcaatcaatttgttcgtttgtttgtttgggTTTTTCAGACtatcattttcttctcttcctcatcttctttcacgtttttcatttatatagTTGGGTTATTTTTCTCGAAGATGCTGTACGTGTGTTTGGGCgagatataaatttgcaaCTGTCTGCAAATTTTAtgcgagagaaaaaagatcaaaaaatcatatacGTTATTCGAAAGGTAAATTATTCCCATAGACGGACTGTATCAGGGTGTTGCCTAGCTGTCCTTAACCGCGGGGTGAAAGTACAAGGTTGGAGGGGGTCAGGGGTTTATCCATCCATAGTGATCGCCTTCCACGCCCTTGAAACCGGCGGAAGAGAAGCAAGAACCCCGTTCTTTgcgtataataatgaaaacgaGCCATTCATTGCGATCGTTTTTTGAATCCCACCTGCCAGTggcataaaaatattccaatttcttcttcgaatctttaatcgaaaatgaaaaagaaatctgtTTCACCTGGCTTTGGTCAAatcttcaaaaaaaataaaatccctcCTCGCTTGTGACAAGTATGGACTAGgattgaacaatttttcccccaaatattgaaaaaaaattttccgattttaCCAGAGTCATAACACAGATTTAACCTCCAACTTCAACACAAGACCAAGAAATTGACAGTCATCAGAATCGaacaaataaagaaatgaatacGAAAGATCTGAGTGAGCAGATGGTACGAGAAGGCTTACAGACAACACCCTTAATTTTTGCAGCGATTGTtgataagaaaatttgaataatcataTGATTTAACAAGTAAAAAAGGGTCAACAAGAAGATGGTGATTTGTGAAaattggggggggggggggagataGTCTATCACGCGTCGGAGAGAGGCGACCGTGACGACGAAAAATTAAGGCAAACAAACGAACAACCAAACAATTCATTATGCAATCGTAAAATTCCAGTATTAAAAGGTAGTATTGTGGGTTGGATGATACGTGCGTGTGTGCATTtgcgtgtgtatgtgtgcgtGTACACTTGTATGTTTATTATTAGTGTGTAGTGCGCGTGATtattggtgttttttttttctgcttaaATTTTGATCGTGTTTTCCTCATTGTTGTATAAAggttaataattattacaacgCTTCGAATAAGCTAAGAGTATGACCGCGGAACtgttgtagaaaaaatatgttgaaacgTGTTGGGTCAATTAGGCATTTGCAAAGACTGCGGTCCttcttccctccctccctccctccctctctctctctctcaggCCCTTACAAAATTCATCTATTTCATTAACGGCATAGCTTTCACAGAACACACGTATCATACTCTTAGCGTAATAGCGTATAGCATATAAAAAGGCATTAATTTTACACACCATGCATggtataataatgatagtaataataagaacaataacaataataatggcAATGATATAACGataaaagttatttttatattttatggCTTTTTCACTGACATTTTCTTCTCACACTtggttctattttttttttttcccaggTATAGAAGGCTTATATACGCAATATGCATCACGTACGTACAAAATTACATCTATAGTTAATTGCACTTGATATATACCATCATCGTCCtataacattaataataaacgTAGTGGCGTAGTTGCGTATTAGTTCATAACTAATATGTCGTATTTTAAACCACTTCAATTTTACTGAGAAAGCAAACAAAGTCGATCGTCAAATGTGTTTCTccttataaaacaaaaatcacatCCGTACATTTAATGGAGATTGCAACTAACGAACCGGTATATAAATTAACTTCCCGGAAAAAGTATTCATATAACCAATGAAACGACGTTACACACGTATGATGAATAACTTTCCACCTTTTCTCGACGAGACTTATTACATACAGTCTTGTCAAGTCGTATATGCTCAAACTTTTCCGTATTACCGTACAGGCTGATGATACaagagtagaaaaataaaaagtcacGCTCATTGATTGAACGCTGATacaaaaatatagaaaaaattgtctaCAAGGGATAGGTACACTGCTTGAAATTATTACAACCgcaggggggggggatttTTAACTTTAGATATAGTTGGTAAAAACTTCGGGGTATAgatttggggggggggggttcaTCTCCTGTAGGTATGTACCCATCTGAGACCAAAGTATCGCCGGATGTTTAAGTCACGCACAATATGAACGCGAGCGTATTTGTTGATAGATCGGTTACATATAGAATATTAACACGCTACTACACTTTGATTTGCATGGAGTTTATGTACAGATTATATCCGACGACAAACGTTGAATTAATAGGTAGGTACATATTATGTtaggtatattatacgcgTTGCGTACGCTAGTCGGGGACCAGGTTAGTAATACatactaataataatgatgataataatagtaatgatgatgatgattataaTGAtcataacaacaacaacaacaacattaCGGTGTCATCGAAGTATTATTTCAGCTGAGTATGAAAATGATGGgttatattatgtatttatCGTTAAATGATAAGATGCAAGTATCTAGTGTGTCGCCTCTTACCTTGCTGGAAACCTTCGCTTCCCTGTCTACTAGGCGGCCGAGCAAATGTCTCGTCTGGAGCTGAAATTAAAAGTAAGAAACgaatcgaattattatttgtcTAGAATCGAGGAAATTCCAATAACAGGAATTTACCGAATTAAAGAGAAACCAATTTGTGcggtggaagaaaaattgtgtaaatcagtattcgaaattttgattcaacTAACCAACTCGAACGCGAATGCTTATCgtaaaaacattttcttttccgttttGTAACAACTTTAATCGATCCACTCACAATCAATCGTGGTGAATATCAATCGCAGTGGGTATATGATACAGAGGTCTCTAGATCCCGCCTACAGACACTTTTTAACATCCGCATTTATGCAGTccacgaaacaaaaaaaaaagaaaaaaaagaaggttcAAGAAAAAACAAGGAATGGCTAAATATTTTCGACCTGGGGTAGATAGATTCAGAGTTTATCTTGCCACCTCCTCCTTCGATAACCAGGAAACATCGCCATCGTGTCACTTTCCACCCGCGAACTTCGCAACAATCCACGTTACGATAGATGTAGATGTAGgatgtatttatatatgtatagtgtgAATATGTAGATATAACCCACTACTTCGCAAGTAGGTAAAAACCAGTTTATCTACTTTTTCATTCACATAATTTCGCATCCTGCTTCCCTGTCTCTCCccacccttttttttctcattcgcGACCGAATATCTGTAGGCGACGATGCTCGGATCTCTTACGTACGATCCGTGCAAGTTGGTTTCCTAATCGAAAGACGGGTATAGGTACGTAGCCAAATGAAGATACAAGTATTGGTACACAAATTCTTTTAAAGCAGTATGGCAATCGGAGtgaatgtaatttttgaaatttatctaCTTTCATTTGGTCAATCAGAAGATAGATCCTCCTTTATAAATTCCGAAATTGTCACGAAGcttggaaatttttgtcaatattATACTATTTGTCAAATTATCGTGAGCTACGCGAGATTCTTCGCGTGGAATTTGAAAACACTGATATCGCAATCCATATTAGGGACCGCATCAAGTCTCGAACTTAAAAATCTCCAGACTTACGATATCGCAAACATGACCCATACACAACCCGCATTGCTATTTGAAAAGTCTTGAATATTAACAGTTTTGTAACAAATTCGACTAGTTTTTTCCACCGGTACTTTGCCGCAAGATAATAATCCGCAGACACTATACAAAGTTCGAAGCTCAGTTCAACAAAATAccatgaaaatatgaatttaaaTCCAATTCCGATAAAAAGGACGCGAACCACAGTAATTCCTGCGGATAAtcttatatttttaatatttttcatcgttatttGCAAATTCCTCGTCGACCGAGAGGAGTTTCGAGCATTGCCTGAGAACTCTTGAGAGAACTCGTTTGCGCTGCATTGCGAAAACAATTTTAGTGGTTCGGCAAACCGTGTGACGTCGTGCTCTCTCAAAGCTCCTCAGGATGCAAGCTTACAACATCGATGAACCGTCTCTTATTCTCAATTCTCACCTTGCGCCGAGGTACTAGGCGTTGGCTCTGGTTCTCGTTTGACTTTCGGCGTGACAGGCTCCGGTGTGTCGGTACCATTTTCCGTGGGCTCGCTGTTCCTCGTACTGTTGGTCTCGCTCTGGAAATCAAGTcccattttcatttccatcaTCTCTGGCGATCCCTGGACGAGATCGCCGCCGGATCCCTGGCCGTCACCCTTCGAGTCGAGGGGTGTGTCGGACGAACCGCTTAGTTTCCTGGGTCTGCCCCGTTTCCGTTTCGGTGCCGTGAGTGCCGAGCCGAGCAGAGGGTGGCTCGACATCGTCTGAAACCTTTTCTGCGAGGTGACGTGTTGCTGCTGTGAACCCGCCTGGTTTATCCGGTGCAAATTCGGCGGCGGCGGTGCGACGGAGTTTTGGTTACCGTACAACGACGACGTTATACTAGGCAGGTCACACTTGTCCTCGTTTACCTCGGTCAACCCTTTGATCCTCAAGGACTCGGCGACCCGGAGAAAAGCCGTCAGCCTGTCCTGGTCTACGCTCACTTCACCGCGATACATAAAGTCCAGTAGGCTTCGCATATCGACGTACGGTACATCCTTCAATATCACTATTGGGTGCTTGTCGGGATGTCCGACGAACAGTGCCTGCGGTAAATAAATGCAAATTTTAGCTTAATTCACACAACTCGATGACGTACAACGCGCGGATCGTTGTATGCAGCAAAGTTTATCATTACAGGTACGTTATACCAAAAGTAAGTAAAACGAAACAAATATGCGTTTGTGTACCTGGAAATAGGGACTGCATGCGGAGAGGACCATTTTGTGAGCTCTGAGTAGCTGGCCCTCAACGGCCAGGGTGACGTCCACGAATGATTCGTCGTGTAGTAGCTGATCGAAAACGGATAGCAGATTGCTTTGGTGGTTGTTCCAGCGGAGACAAAACCTCTGCGACGCCATAGCTTCGCTTCTCAGATCCGCCAGGTTCCCGTTTATGTCCGCTAACATCAGACCTTAACTCTTGATTGTTTtaagatttttctctcttcctccctTCCTTGTCCACGCCCACTTTCTTTTACCTTTTCcgtttccttttctttttctttctctgtttctttttctttttcttcttcgtcgtcgtcgccgtcgttgttgtcgtcgtcgtcttcgtcgtcgtcgtcgtcgtcgtcgtctctCAGTCCTTCTTCTTCCGGTTGCTTAATTTTTATAACCTAAAACATAGGGAAACATCGAAGTGATTAAAATATAGAATATATCTGTGACATGTGTAATAACATCTGCAGTTAAGAGTTATCCCGTAAAACTCACTACTCACAATCAGCGCCAGCAATTAGGCAACCGAAGTGACATTTTGAAGTCTGCACTACCATTTCCAAAAAAATCGGGCTCCGCAGCTGACGTCGACTCTGTCAGTCAGCCAGATGGGGATATCTTTTCATAAATGGCAATACACACCTCAGACATAGCGTCGATTGCCCCTTTAAAGAGCTGAgccatatataatatatacacacacattaaACCGGAAGTATTTTGGGAAACTTAATAGatctgtattatatatatatatatatatatatatatatatatatatatatatatatatatatattagggtggtccttatttggggtgttaaCGAATTCCGAcaagtgcgccccctagacacgtttgaaataaataaaaaaaaatgtgtgcaaaaCCCCAGCGCTGTAGTCCCATGAGAACacgtgcctgtaagctcgttCTGTTTCCCATTTAGATAACATGGCATTTTTAGACCAATTCAGTCACTATTTTTTCTAGTCATC is part of the Neodiprion virginianus isolate iyNeoVirg1 chromosome 5, iyNeoVirg1.1, whole genome shotgun sequence genome and encodes:
- the LOC124305832 gene encoding protein tramtrack, beta isoform isoform X4, producing the protein MLADINGNLADLRSEAMASQRFCLRWNNHQSNLLSVFDQLLHDESFVDVTLAVEGQLLRAHKMVLSACSPYFQALFVGHPDKHPIVILKDVPYVDMRSLLDFMYRGEVSVDQDRLTAFLRVAESLRIKGLTEVNEDKCDLPSITSSLYGNQNSVAPPPPNLHRINQAGSQQQHVTSQKRFQTMSSHPLLGSALTAPKRKRGRPRKLSGSSDTPLDSKGDGQGSGGDLVQGSPEMMEMKMGLDFQSETNSTRNSEPTENGTDTPEPVTPKVKREPEPTPSTSAQAPDETFARPPSRQGSEGFQQEIGEDSSTGAGSGVHTQQQASASSPSIRIDFERCFRKEYDATISSKQQQPGSETHHQQLHQTAGDNFESESSSDQKLQSKDQHNLSSSAIFNLVSAESEISQSDFESSFKVENERSEGSVRDFCVKEGDVYRCTVCQRTYTHISNFCRHYVTSHKPNVKYYPCPVCFKEFTRKDNMVAHVKIIHSFKPHHNLTASSGSGGAAGQQR
- the LOC124305832 gene encoding protein tramtrack, alpha isoform isoform X3, producing MLADINGNLADLRSEAMASQRFCLRWNNHQSNLLSVFDQLLHDESFVDVTLAVEGQLLRAHKMVLSACSPYFQALFVGHPDKHPIVILKDVPYVDMRSLLDFMYRGEVSVDQDRLTAFLRVAESLRIKGLTEVNEDKCDLPSITSSLYGNQNSVAPPPPNLHRINQAGSQQQHVTSQKRFQTMSSHPLLGSALTAPKRKRGRPRKLSGSSDTPLDSKGDGQGSGGDLVQGSPEMMEMKMGLDFQSETNSTRNSEPTENGTDTPEPVTPKVKREPEPTPSTSAQAPDETFARPPSRQGSEGFQQDNLPCNLPSDITFEICTSPASRDDASLYAETGVGAGVGESSSSSSPFVKTERIASGVHFLTDQEEDQRQDLVGKSELSVETEPEVRKQLLEYLIQNDGSVVCKWCGEVLPSRTRWYRHKYKLHVSTQVAQPAPLFKCHSCNAYFKSRKGYIGHLSSRHSDNENDENREEPLNKKTRRTSERRFVDYSRWEKARTGNSRGKRRRNLSRT
- the LOC124305832 gene encoding protein tramtrack, alpha isoform isoform X1; translated protein: MLADINGNLADLRSEAMASQRFCLRWNNHQSNLLSVFDQLLHDESFVDVTLAVEGQLLRAHKMVLSACSPYFQALFVGHPDKHPIVILKDVPYVDMRSLLDFMYRGEVSVDQDRLTAFLRVAESLRIKGLTEVNEDKCDLPSITSSLYGNQNSVAPPPPNLHRINQAGSQQQHVTSQKRFQTMSSHPLLGSALTAPKRKRGRPRKLSGSSDTPLDSKGDGQGSGGDLVQGSPEMMEMKMGLDFQSETNSTRNSEPTENGTDTPEPVTPKVKREPEPTPSTSAQAPDETFARPPSRQGSEGFQQDNLPCNLPSDITFEICTSPASRDDASLYAETGVGAGVGESSSSSSPFVKTERIASGVHFLTDQEEDQRQDLVGKSELSVETEPEVRKQLLEYLIQNDGSVVCKWCGEVLPSRTRWYRHKYKLHVSTQVAQPAPLFKCHSCNAYFKSRKGYIGHLSSRHSDNENDENREEPLNKKTRRTSEQMGKGPDWEQQREKEEKLVADIIDRVKRECEAQGETVTRRGYSRRSTVMNS
- the LOC124305832 gene encoding protein tramtrack, alpha isoform isoform X2, coding for MLADINGNLADLRSEAMASQRFCLRWNNHQSNLLSVFDQLLHDESFVDVTLAVEGQLLRAHKMVLSACSPYFQALFVGHPDKHPIVILKDVPYVDMRSLLDFMYRGEVSVDQDRLTAFLRVAESLRIKGLTEVNEDKCDLPSITSSLYGNQNSVAPPPPNLHRINQAGSQQQHVTSQKRFQTMSSHPLLGSALTAPKRKRGRPRKLSGSSDTPLDSKGDGQGSGGDLVQGSPEMMEMKMGLDFQSETNSTRNSEPTENGTDTPEPVTPKVKREPEPTPSTSAQAPDETFARPPSRQGSEGFQQESTPTSSRTTEGGTPGAAEASSKESHSSCKSGTPTTTATSSPVGAGSGTGTGTASTQQQQQWETASSGGTTPGTQTTSASTPMSAPSVRQVAKRRMRRRANSQCQDPAEQLTEMSVRGLNLFRYASISEGVYQCTECAKLDIQKTFKNKYSFQRHAFLYHEGHQRKVFPCPVCGKEFSRPDKMKNHMKTVHDCFMPKDCVMPFGFYLQP